The region ACTAGAGAAACTGACACAATTTTTCTTTGTGATTAttatgtagtttttttttttttttttttttgttcactgAACAAGAACGGGGTGATTCTTTAAGGTATTTTTGTAAATGATTGTACCACCAATTATCAACACTGAATATCTTTACAAAAGTCATGGTACACACATGCTTTCGGATTTAACTAACGCAaccatttgatttcatttccagCTAAATCCTACGGTGTTCCAGTTAAACTGGCTTGCGCGGACCACAGTAAAACCAATATCAGCATCAATGGAATTTCCTTTTTCAAATGGAAGAGAACCACTGAGGCCAACATAATTTTCCCCGGAATTTACAAACAGTCTCAAGGCGAATGTCAAACTACTTTGTGCCGATGTAAAAATTCTCTTGCTGTGGAATGTTCATTGAACTTCTCGGGGAGGAGAATTCCATCTGATATCCTGATTGTTGTAGTTTATGAGTGCGTTTCAACTTCTCGTTCAGAACAAATCAGATCAAAACTTCCAGAACTAAGAAACAAAACACTTGGTTTAAGACATACCATAGTTAAAAAGTGTTTCTGATCACAGAACTATGTTGTCGATGTGCGAGTTTTACGGAAGCGATTACAGACCTTAATTAAGTGGTGAGATATACTAGAAATGGGAAGAAAAGGCTAATTTAAAGATATATGTGGAGCTGCCTCTTACAGGGGTCCCTAAAACACCCATCAAGTGTGTCAGCGCGCGCGCGGCTACGCCaagctgatgaggcccagcaagggGCCGGAAATCAACCGAAATCagaataaatcaaatcaaatattgcaagtttttgaggagagggaaaaaccgttGTACCTGgggaaaagaacaaacaaactcaacccacctaTGGGGACGaatccaggggcccgtttctcgaaagtcccgaaaaagtttcgggcccgaaaagctatttgtgaaactgccaaccgcttgttttgaaaagtcGATATTTTAACAGGTTTTCAAGCTGACTAAAAGAAACACGtatgtgaagtttgacgacttaaatcctctccgttcttgagatacaaagggaattgtgacacccgaaaatgtcCCGTAAAaattcgggactttcgagaaacgggccccaggaatCGATCCCGGACCACAATCATTATTTGGTGGAAGGGAATGCATTCACCACACCGCGCCAGCCCTGCTGCTCCCCAATACAATATTGATATTGCCACAGTTTTCTGAATGCGTCTTAGCTTCCGTTTTGCAAAAGGGAGGATTCGGAAGAAAAGATAGAAAAGAAACTCTTACTCGGGAAAAGCGAGTTAAAGGCTCTTCTTCCTAAAGAGttgtaggggggggggggggggtgggaggggggaTGTCTGTCTTGTTCCTTGCTAATagaaaattttaatgatttAAAGTGTTTGAATTTGAGTTTTAAGCCGAGACTAAACTCATCTGAAGCTCTTAACTCATTGTCGGTAAATCGTAAACCGATCCTTTTCGATTCTTTGGGTAGCGTTCATTTCAAAAGTACTAACGAGTACGCGCACTTTGAATGGCCAAATTTAATTTAGCAGGCCGTAAATTCCGGTATATACTGCATGCCACGTCACTGTCGGTTATTACCATATATGGTGTTATGGGCTAAAATGGCGTTTTCCCCTAAAATCCGACTTTTTGCAGCCTGCCAGTCTTTCTTGGCCTATTCTTGGGGGTAACCTGATGTATCCCGGTATCGATCGACCCGTTGGAGCTTAAAGGAAACATAAAATTGCACGCAGTTATATCAAAGTAACAGCTCCTTGGGTTTTCTTCAGTAAACTATGATTTATTGTCCTTCGTGCCCCGATTTGGAACTTGGAACCAAGGGGTGACTGACATTCACGTAACAAGATGACTCGATACTCTTAAGGAACAATTTTAATTCGATCAaacaagattaaaaattaataatatatgaGTATTGCTAATTAAAAATACATGTTTTGCCAAATGACTACTAAGCATGCGCAAAGGCGAAAAGGCCAGCTACCGAAGATTTGCTTTTTGACAAATTTAATCACAAGactgaatttattttacaaaaacCTATCTGACGTTGAGGAGTTTAATGATAACATATCCcgaagcattattcactccacTCTGGTTAGATTGGTCCTTGCCGTCGTTGAACGATCCACCACCTCCCCCACAAGAGTTGGATCGGCTCCCACTGGCACCACCAGAGTAGCCACCGCCTCCACCTCCACCCCCTCCGGCTCCGTTTGGTCCACCTCCGCCGCCAAATCCACCATCTACATCATTTTGATTCGAGCGACCTCCAACTCCACCTAGAAAGTGATTGGCAGTCGTCAGTAACTCGAAAGTAATAAGATTTAacaggaaaaacaaacaaacaaaagtaaaataaaagacaaaaaaaggacGAGTGAAAAGAAATTTTCCATTCGTTCATTTGACTTAATCATCCATATATATACTAAATTTGTTTTTTGATGAAATACCTTTGTAAAACGATTTTCCTCCCTCGCCGCCAGTGCCTTTTGCGCCACCAAAGTTCTGATTAGACCGACCATTGGTCTCAAATCCAGCTCCGCCTCCCCCAGAGTAATTATTGTCCCCATCTTCAGCTCCCCTGCCTCCAGACCCTGCTTGAAACTGCGAGCCTCCATATCCGGCGTTTCCATTGTTGCCTGATGCCCCATTGCATCGCGGGCTTTCTCCTTTCATTTTGTCTACACCGCCACCTCCGCCAGctagaataaaataaataaattgagaTGAAAAGGCGTCCCTTGTTATAAACAGCGCCATTTCAGGTGACAAGAATAGAACAACATTGCGTCAAATCATATGATTTCTTACTTAGAGCAAAGTTTGAAGATGAAACAAGGATAGAGGAGCTCGAGATTCAGTATAGAGTTCATAGTTTTGAATGCAGCTGTGCGTGCAACGTATGTTTTCATAGTTGTGAGCCCCCGACTGTGTCATGTTTTAATCAATTTAGTTTTTCAATCTTCACAAGAAATCTTTGTGTGCTTTGTGTACAAGTAATGCTTAATCTTGCATTTAGTGTTTCTCTCCATGAATTCTTCGCGTGTTTCGGTGCACTGTGGTATGGTTACGTTCGCAGTGGCGAAATGCTCTGACTTAATAAATAACGCGACGTAAAACGATAAGTGACGTTAAATCGGAGAATCTGGTAACACACGTTTTATTCAATAATCTAAATTATAAGGGAATCTGCAAACAGGTAAATCACAAGATTGATTTCAACCTATGGAAACGAAGACTTGACCGGTACCGGTGCATGCTTAGCACCAGCTATATTTGTTTAATAAGCTATGATTGGTTTGTTTTGAAAGAGTAAGTTTCTTGTTATTGGTTTCAGTCAGTCAGCACTCAACTTAAAATCACTCTAAATTTCTGTAATAATAGATCTCAGTCTACTCACCAATCAACACAGGTGTGTTACCATCAGTGACAACAAACGTCCCACCTCCTCCCCCAGCTCCTCCTGAGACCGTGTTTACCCCTCCCTCCTGACCAACAAGGATCTTCAAGACTTCTCCTCTTTTGAGATGGAAATTTCCTTTAACACGCGCTCCTTTGCCTCGCTTGCTAGCTGCAAAATACAGATATGGAGGGCAACTAGTCAATAAATAAGAACGTACGAAAAAACGATTCAAAAAGTGTTTTATTTTACCCTTTCCCGTTTTCTGCGTTTTCACTAAAATATTAATGGTAAAATAATATAATGGTGCAAAATAAGTGGACTGGAGCATCGTTCACCGAACCAATAAAATCCTACGTGGTATCTGGTTTTTGAAAGCTGAGGTTGAATTTGAACAATTggcactaaaacaagaaaaaataatgataCCCTTAGTTCCCTTAAAGACTCATTTTCAACACTCACAAGACGTGAATTTGTCGTATCCGCCTGCTGCCCCTGCAGCCTCGATTGTGTACATTCCTGTTGCTGGGACTTTCCACATTTGAATTCCTTTATTTACGGTCACTTGTCCCTCGTGATCTTGTCCCTGGTAATGAGTCCCGACTGAGATGGGGCCCAAACGGCCGGTGGCACCAAGACTGGTGAACTTTGCCATGTTGAACACTGTTGAGATATGACAGATGTAAGAACAAATCAGAATATAAAGTCTTAGAAAATAGGCAACTGGGCAATTGAATTAAAGAAGGGCATGGCAAAATAAAAAGAATCAAGGACTTATTCTGTCCTCAGACCCCAAGGATAACGACCTAGCTCAGACCTCAAATATGCGTAATCGTAGTTGGGTCTTTTTTTAGCAAGCAATGTTGTTAAGGATTTCAAAGAATTTCATAGATTGCGCCGAGAACGTTACTTCTTTCATACTATTGGTCGATTTATACTGTTTTGTCTTCTCGCGGCTTACCGTTATAGCGTTTATCGACACTGTGGTCTGGATTGAAGATCACCCACTGGGTCACAAACTGTCTGAAGTATTTTTCACACGAGGACTCAACATACATCAACGCTGGAAGCCGGTCTGGCTTATCTTCTTCAGTGGAGATCTGGACCGAGCCGATAAAGACAGGATGAGGAAACTCGAAGCCAATCCACTGCATGCCAGGAAGAGCAGCGccatttgaaatccaaagactTTCAGGGTTGTTATCAAAGGCCATACTGGGTGGATAACCTGTTAATAAACAAAACCAGAAGTTGCTAATTAGCTTATTTAAAGATACTCCTGAAAGTTACAAAGCTTTCAGGAAATTTTAGTTCGACACCTAATTTTGTTTGGCACATCCTATTCAGAGAAATCATTCACCATACGTTAAACCCAACATTACATGAGCTTTATAAACACAAGGAACTCTCTATGTGGTGAGATGTCACTCGCGAAATGTTGCACGCGCAAATGGCACGCGGGACCGAGGAGacgtagactgcaaaacagtcgttttcttccattttcggaaggcgcgaagcgccgtaagcatgatcctcgcgtgtgaagcgcgcgagcctcacacgCCTCGCCGTTCCTACACTCGCTCCAGAGCTGTGATCTTCTTCTAAAATGTATGTTTTCATGCTATTGTGTTGCTTCACGACTAAGACACAGGTGTACCAGTTACCACAAGGATGGAACTGATATGAAGGACTCTTAACTGAGTAATTAGAGTGAGACTGGAAAATATTAACTCTCACGTACTTACACGTTCTTCacgaaacctttttttttttttttcctttcgccGCTACTTTGCAGGCCAGAAAAGAAATTTGTTAAATGTAACCTGAATCACGTACTCAGTTTTTCTTCCCGTTAAGAATCAGATGATCACATTCAGGCCTGGGTTGcatgctcgaagcatggttagccctaaccaggcttcgagcaacccgccCCAGAACATTTActcgtttgttttgtttgtagtaaaaaaaaaaaaagtgcttgCAAGCATAGATGAACCCAGATTTGTTAGAGAATACTCTTTAAGTTTGAGTATTGTCACAAGATCTACGCTACGttggaaaaataaaatgtaGAAGGGAAAAAGGTCAATTTTGCAGCTGTGACGGTggagtttcctttgttttcttcgTCTCAAGGCCCAGC is a window of Montipora foliosa isolate CH-2021 chromosome 5, ASM3666993v2, whole genome shotgun sequence DNA encoding:
- the LOC138004192 gene encoding uncharacterized protein yields the protein MALYLSLVLVFISTLGFSHGFWLGGSSNDGKVQFHRGSQFGFEKDPNVYSHLVIPPWNRPFKPGYCKSWEWHTDKKYREKRVAICKQYTEGKHECDSETGFCADKCPYTNGSYPYWRIRNAVDVPFLWVISGIKFYDTASSNRPLNVDPKKGYASSYFGPGYPPSMAFDNNPESLWISNGAALPGMQWIGFEFPHPVFIGSVQISTEEDKPDRLPALMYVESSCEKYFRQFVTQWVIFNPDHSVDKRYNVFNMAKFTSLGATGRLGPISVGTHYQGQDHEGQVTVNKGIQMWKVPATGMYTIEAAGAAGGYDKFTSSSKRGKGARVKGNFHLKRGEVLKILVGQEGGVNTVSGGAGGGGGTFVVTDGNTPVLIAGGGGGVDKMKGESPRCNGASGNNGNAGYGGSQFQAGSGGRGAEDGDNNYSGGGGAGFETNGRSNQNFGGAKGTGGEGGKSFYKGGVGGRSNQNDVDGGFGGGGGPNGAGGGGGGGGGYSGGASGSRSNSCGGGGGSFNDGKDQSNQSGVNNASGYVIIKLLNVR